CGGGCGGTTGCCGATGAGATGTCGGTGTCAAGATTGACAGGAACAACGGCACCGGCAGGAACCGAAATCGTGCGCACGCCAGCAACGGCGCTGCCGCTCTGCGAAATCGAAACCAGTTGAGTCGGTGCAAAATAGGCAACGCGTGCGCCCATTGCTTCAGAAACGAAACGCAGTGGAACAAGCGTCGAGCCTGCGGTTACGATTGGAGCCTGTTCGAGATAAACAGTCTGGCCGTTCACGCTGGCCGCGCGATTGCCGATTTGCAAATTCACCGTCGATGTGCCGCGTGTGGCAACGATGCCGCGTGTCAGCGCGTTGTAGTTGACCTGTGCTCCGAGCGATTCAAAAATATCGCGCATCGGAACGAGAGTGCGGCCGTTCATAACAACGGGAGAAACGGATGTTTGCAACGGTTGTCCATTCAGTTCAACGCGTGGTGCAGCGTTCGAAGCAACAGCGGTAGCAGCGAAGGCAATAGCGGCAATTCCTAATTTTTGTGTGCGTGTGTTCATTTCAGTCTCCTTACGCATAACCGTTTCGTGCGGCTGATGATGCGTTTATGAAAAGTTCGACGCAGGACTTCGCAAATTGTTCGCCCGAAAAAAATATAAAGAGGTACGGTCGAATTCGATCGTACCTCTTCGCTTTACAAAAGAGCGCGGATGGCCAGAAGCTCGTCGCGCAACTGAGCCGCGCGCTCGAAATCGAGTCCGGCGGCGGCGGCGCGCATTTCGTTTTCCAAATCTTCGAGAATCTTCGGAATATCTTCCTTCTTGGGCTTGCCCGCCAGAATGCTCTGCGGCTTGAGTTCGGCGCGCGCGTCGGCAAGCATTTCGGAAATCAGGTCGTCGCGAATTGCCTTCTGAATTCCCTGCGGCGTGATGCCGTGTTTCTCGTTGAATTCAAGCTGAACCTTACGGCGGCGATTGGTTTCGTCAATCGCGCGCTTCATCGAACCAGTAATGCGGTCGGCATACATCACAACCTGGCCTTCGACGTGGCGCGCCGCGCGTCCAATGGTTTGAATGAGCGACGTATCACTGCGCAAAAAGCCTTCTTTGTCGGCGTCCAAAATGGCGACAAGTGAAACTTCGGGCAAGTCCAGACCTTCGCGCAACAGGTTAATACCAACGACCACATCGTACTTTCCCTGGCGCAGTTCGCGCAGAATCTGGCTCCTTTCCATCGTCACCACATCGGAGTGGAGATAGTTCACTTTGATGTTGAGTTCTTTGAGGTAATCGGTGAGGTCTTCGGCCATGCGCTTGGTGAGCGTCGTGAC
The Abditibacteriaceae bacterium DNA segment above includes these coding regions:
- a CDS encoding stalk domain-containing protein; its protein translation is MNTRTQKLGIAAIAFAATAVASNAAPRVELNGQPLQTSVSPVVMNGRTLVPMRDIFESLGAQVNYNALTRGIVATRGTSTVNLQIGNRAASVNGQTVYLEQAPIVTAGSTLVPLRFVSEAMGARVAYFAPTQLVSISQSGSAVAGVRTISVPAGAVVPVNLDTDISSATARVGDTFTATVRSKTPGDSEFPAGTRLEGVVTEATAKSGDVPGALALDFRAAILPNQTRIPLQGQLTALDNGSVVQTQGRVMAKAGEAKDNTARNVLIGAGAGFVLGKVIDKNSTITGALGGLAGYVLARRDKDKAADARLAAGTELGVRIDRGISYSDETYADTRAQYFKM